Sequence from the Bacillus thuringiensis genome:
TGGTAGAAAACGCATTTCGGCATTTATCGTACCAACTACAAGTGAAGGATTAACAATCTCAAGCCCTTACGATAAGATGGGTGTTCGTGCTTCTAATACATGTGAAATCGTACTTGATAGTGTACGTGTACCGAAAGAAAATATACTTGGTGATGTAAATAAAGGATTTAAACAATTCTTATATACACTTGATGGAGGACGTATTTCAATCGCAGCATTAGCAGTAGGTATTGCGCAATCTGCATTTGAACGTGCACTGCAATATGCGAAAGAGCGTCAACAATTTGGAAAATCTATTTCTAATTTCCAAGCGATTCAATTTAAATTAGCTGATATGGCGACTGAAGTAGAGTTAGCGCGCAATTTAGTACATAAAGCAGCTTGGTTAAAAGATAACGATAAACCTTTCGGTAAAGAAGCGGCTATGGCAAAACTTTTCGCATCTGAGGCTGCTAGTCGTATTGCAAATCAAGCAGTACAAATTCACGGTGGATACGGCTATATGCGTGAATATGAAGTGGAACGACATATTCGTGATGCAAAATTATTAGAAATTGGTGAAGGAACTTCTGAAATTCAACGTCTCGTAATTGCAAGACATTTAGGATGTAGATAAAAAGGAGGAATCACTATGTTTCAAAAAGTATTAATTGCTAATCGCGGGGAAATCGCAGTTCGTATTATGAAAACTTGCCAAAAACTTGGCATTCGCACTGTTGCTATTTATTCTGAGGCGGATGAAAATGCCCTACATGTAAAAATGGCAAATGAAGCTTACTTAGTAGGTGGGCCGCGTGTCCAAGAAAGCTATTTAAACCTTGAAAAAATTATTGAAATAGCTAAGAAGACAAATGCTGAAGCAATCCATCCGGGATATGGATTATTATCAGAGAATCCGTCTTTTCCGGTTCGCTGTAGAGAAGAAGGAATTGTATTTATCGGTCCATCAGAAGAAATCATTACGAAGATGGGAAGTAAAATCGAATCTCGTATTGCAATGCAAGCTGCAGATGTCCCAGTAGTTCCAGGTATTACTACAAATATTGAAACTGCTGAAGAAGCAATTGAAATTGCAAAACAAATTGGTTATCCATTAATGCTGAAGGCATCCGCAGGCGGCGGAGGCATTGGAATGCAGTTGATGGAAACTGAGCAAACGCTCACCAAAGCATTTGAAAGTAATAAAACAAGAGCGCAAAACTTCTTCGGTAACGGAGAAATGTATTTAGAGCGCTATATTGCAGATGCACACCATATTGAAATTCAGCTTTTAGCAGATACACATGGTAACACAGTGTATTTATGGGAGCGTGAATGTTCCGTGCAGCGCCGAAATCAGAAAGTAATTGAAGAAGCACCTTCACCATTTTTAGATGAAGGTACTCGAAAGGCGATGGGTGAAGTTGCTGTACAAGCTGCCAAAGCTCTAGGCTATACAAATGCAGGTACAGTTGAGTTTCTTGTAGATGATCAGAAAAACTTCTATTTCTTAGAGATGAATACGAGATTACAAGTAGAGCATCCAGTTACAGAAGAAATTACTGGTTTAGATCTTGTAGAACAACAACTTCTAATTGCATACGGTGAGAAACTATCATTTACACAAGATGATGTAAAACGTAGTGGTCATGCCATTGAGGCACGTATTTATGCAGAGGATCCGAAAACTTTCTTCCCATCACCTGGGAAGATTACAGATTTAACGCTTCCATCAAATGTACGTATTGATCATTTTTTAGAGAATCAAGTCACGATTACACCTTTCTATGATCCAATGATTGCGAAAGTCATTGCTCATGGTGAAACTCGTGAAGAAGCAATTTCAAAATTACATGATGCTTTAGAAGAATTAAAAGTAGAAGGTATTAAAACGAACACGCCAATGCTACTTCAAGTATTGGAAGACGATGTGTTCAAAAGTGGTATTTATACAACGGGTTTTGTAACGAAACAACTTGTTAAAAAATAAGATTTAACAATATTAAGGGGGAAAAAATGATGACGAAGGTATATGCATCGATGGCAGGAAATGTATGGAAGATTGTTGTAGGAGTAGGAGATACAGTAGAGGAAGAGCAGGATGTCGTCATTTTGGAATCTATGAAAATGGAAATTCCAATCATTTCAGAAGAAGCTGGCACAGTTATGAAAATTAATGTGCAAGAAGGCGATTTTGTAAATGAAGGAGATGTATTACTAGAAATTGAATAGGGAGATATAGGGGGAAGCGAATTGAAACTACCTAATTTTGCTGTCATTAAAGAAGTCGGGCCACGTGATGGCTTACAAAATGAAAAAAAGATTGTTGGCACAAAAGATAAAGTAAAATGGATTCAACTACTTACAGAGGCTGGATTATCGTACGTTGAAGTTTCCTCATTCGTTCACCCTAAATGGGTCCCTGCATTAGCAGATGCAAATGATGTGTTTTCTGAGCTGAAAAGGGATCCAAATGTTACATATGCAGCGCTTGTTCCAAATCAAAATGGTTTGGAACGAGCTTTTTTGCAAAATGTAGATGAGGTGAATGTTTTTTTATCAGCAAGTGAATCTCATAATAAAAGTAATATTAATAAATCAATTAAAGAAGCATTAGTTGTAATTGAAAATATAACAAAACAGGCATTATTCGAAGGGAAAAAGGTAAGAGGCTATGTTTCTACTGTATTTGGATGTCCTTATGAAGGGGATATAAGTGTCGCAGCAGTTGACGAATTATGTAATCAACTATTTTCATACGGCATTTATGAAGTCTCGCTTGGTGACACAATCGGTGTAGCAAATCCATTACAAGTAGAGCGAGTATTAGAGCATTTATTAAAGAAATATGATGCTTCGCAGTTTGCAATGCACTTCCATAATACGTACGGAATGGCTCTTGCGAATGTAGTAAAGTCTTTAGAATATGGTATTACAACATTTGATAGTTCTTGTGGTGGTCTTGGCGGCTGTCCATATGCACCAGGAGCATCAGGCAATGTTGCAACTGATGACTTAGTTCATATGCTCCATAAGTTAGGGGTCCAAACGAATATTGATGAAGAGAAGTTATTGAGAGCGAGTCAATTTATTCAAAGTAAATTAAATATCCAATTACCGAGTCATGTGTATAGAGCGCTTCAACATAAAACGATAAGTAGGTGAGAAGATGCTACAATTACAAAACATTTCAGTTGATTATGTAACACCTCACGTTGTAAAGATTTCATTATATCGTGAAAGACAAGCAAACTCATTATCTTTAGCGTTATTAGAAGAGTTACAAAACATATTAACTCAAATAAGTGAAGAGCCAAAGACTCGTGTAGTTATTCTAACAGGTGCTGGCGAAAAAGCGTTTTGTGCTGGTGCGGATTTAAAAGAACGCGCCGGTATGAATGAAGAACAAGTTCGTCATGCTGTTAGTATGATTCGCACTACTATGGAGATGGTTGAACAATTACCACAGCCAGTTATTGCTGCTATAAATGGCATCGCACTAGGTGGTGGTACGGAATTAAGTTTAGCTTGTGATTTTAGAATTGCGGCTGAATCTGCAAGTCTTGGTCTTA
This genomic interval carries:
- a CDS encoding enoyl-CoA hydratase; this encodes MLQLQNISVDYVTPHVVKISLYRERQANSLSLALLEELQNILTQISEEPKTRVVILTGAGEKAFCAGADLKERAGMNEEQVRHAVSMIRTTMEMVEQLPQPVIAAINGIALGGGTELSLACDFRIAAESASLGLTETTLAIIPGAGGTQRLPRLIGVGRAKELIYTGRRISAQEAKEYGLVEFVAPAHLLEEKAIEIAEKIASNGPIAVRLAKEAISNGIQVDLHTGLQMEKQAYEGVIHTKDRLEGLQAFKEKRTPMYKGE
- a CDS encoding acetyl-CoA carboxylase biotin carboxyl carrier protein subunit; the protein is MMTKVYASMAGNVWKIVVGVGDTVEEEQDVVILESMKMEIPIISEEAGTVMKINVQEGDFVNEGDVLLEIE
- a CDS encoding acyl-CoA dehydrogenase is translated as MEFTLTREKQMIKEMVRDFAEKEIAPKAVYYDKTAEFPYETFQKMGELGLLGIPFPEEYGGSGGDTVSYALAVEEIGRACGGTGLSYAATISLGASPIYYFGTEEQKQKYLVPMASGKTLGAFGLTEPNAGSDAGGTQTKAVLDGDEYVISGEKCWITNAEYANTIIVTAVNGVEDNGRKRISAFIVPTTSEGLTISSPYDKMGVRASNTCEIVLDSVRVPKENILGDVNKGFKQFLYTLDGGRISIAALAVGIAQSAFERALQYAKERQQFGKSISNFQAIQFKLADMATEVELARNLVHKAAWLKDNDKPFGKEAAMAKLFASEAASRIANQAVQIHGGYGYMREYEVERHIRDAKLLEIGEGTSEIQRLVIARHLGCR
- a CDS encoding acetyl-CoA carboxylase biotin carboxylase subunit, whose amino-acid sequence is MFQKVLIANRGEIAVRIMKTCQKLGIRTVAIYSEADENALHVKMANEAYLVGGPRVQESYLNLEKIIEIAKKTNAEAIHPGYGLLSENPSFPVRCREEGIVFIGPSEEIITKMGSKIESRIAMQAADVPVVPGITTNIETAEEAIEIAKQIGYPLMLKASAGGGGIGMQLMETEQTLTKAFESNKTRAQNFFGNGEMYLERYIADAHHIEIQLLADTHGNTVYLWERECSVQRRNQKVIEEAPSPFLDEGTRKAMGEVAVQAAKALGYTNAGTVEFLVDDQKNFYFLEMNTRLQVEHPVTEEITGLDLVEQQLLIAYGEKLSFTQDDVKRSGHAIEARIYAEDPKTFFPSPGKITDLTLPSNVRIDHFLENQVTITPFYDPMIAKVIAHGETREEAISKLHDALEELKVEGIKTNTPMLLQVLEDDVFKSGIYTTGFVTKQLVKK
- the mvaB gene encoding hydroxymethylglutaryl-CoA lyase, translated to MKLPNFAVIKEVGPRDGLQNEKKIVGTKDKVKWIQLLTEAGLSYVEVSSFVHPKWVPALADANDVFSELKRDPNVTYAALVPNQNGLERAFLQNVDEVNVFLSASESHNKSNINKSIKEALVVIENITKQALFEGKKVRGYVSTVFGCPYEGDISVAAVDELCNQLFSYGIYEVSLGDTIGVANPLQVERVLEHLLKKYDASQFAMHFHNTYGMALANVVKSLEYGITTFDSSCGGLGGCPYAPGASGNVATDDLVHMLHKLGVQTNIDEEKLLRASQFIQSKLNIQLPSHVYRALQHKTISR